GGAAATGCAATTACTTCAAGACCTAAAGCATTCTTTGTATCACAAATGATGAACTATGGAGTTGGAAACCGTACTATTGCAGGAATTTTTAGAAATAAAAAACTTGATGCAATTGCTATGTATGGATACATGCCAACAAAACAACTTCAAAATATTACACAAATTAAATTCACAGACATTAAAACTGGAGAAGTTAAATACGCTCCAATTAACAAAGATAAAACAAATAATGTATTCTACTATGAAAAACAAGGTGATCCATCTTCAAAAGTAACAATTGAAGATCTTGGATACTCATCATGAATTTCAGATTACGCTATTATGGCTAAATATCGTGATACATTACTTGTACCACTTCACAAATACTATGTTGATTTTGCTAATGCTAAAGGTGAAACTGCATATGTAAATGAAAATGGTGAAGTTGTCTTTGGTGAAGCTAATAAAAATTTAGCACACTTATTTACAATGGGTGAATTAAGCCAAATTTCAGAAAATGGTAAAGATCCTGCTCAATCACCTTCAGTTCTTGCGGCTGAAAAAACAGAGCCAAATGATGATGCAGAGCCAACAAAAACAGGTAGATCAATTCTTTCAATTGACTTCCAATTTAACATAACAGGATAGGAGGAAAAGGTGAATAGTTATTTCAAAAAATCTAGAAAATATCTTTTAGGTTTCACACTTGCAGCTACTTCATTTTCAGTGCTAAGCGTGGTTGCTTGTGCACCAGGTAGTACTTCACAAAATGCTAAAGGATATGATTTTGGATTAACAAGTGAACCGTTAAACAATCTTAACTACATTAAATTTAAATCTGTAGATAAGATTCTCCCATCACTTGTTGACTCATTTATGAAAAGTGGACCATCAGATTCACTTAAATCAATTTTAAAAACCAATAAATTCACAATGACAATGACTAATGTTGGTACAGACCGTACAACTTCAAACTTTGACGAATTCTTTAAAAAGAATTTGGAAAACTTTAGAAGCAAAGACGGAAAAGGAAACATTACAAATAGTTACTATACTTTAGATGATTTCGGATTTGTTGGAGGAACTGGAGCACCAGTTCTTAGTGATATTTCAAATTCATCAACTATTTATGCTTTCAGAAACCCTAAAAACAGTAACAATTACATGGCTTTTAGTGGTTACATGAACAAAGGTAAAAACATTTGAAGCAATGGTGATGTAATTACAGCTCAAGATCTTCGTGATTACTTTGAATATATCTTAGATTTAAATACAGGTAGCCAAAAACTTGAAACAATCAAAAAATACTCAATTAGAGGTGCGGAGCAATTTATTACAGCTCAAAAAGAATATGCTTTAAAACATAACGTAAGTTACAAAAACCCATGAGGTAGAAGAGGTTATGTTGAAGATGCTTGAGGAAAATCATACATTCAAGATCCAAATCAAGAAGTATGAACTTCTCAAGTTCCAGGTGATGAAGCTGAAGTGCAAGCAATTAAAGAGGCGGCTTTAAGTTTTGGATTTTACACAGGACAATATTTTTTAGATTACACTAATGAAGAAATTGCAGAAAGCAACAACCTTCCTGAAAACTTCGATAGATCAATGGATTTAAATGCTGAAACTCAAAAATGAGCTATTAAACGTAATAATGTAGTTAAAGAAGTTACTTTAGTTAAAAACCCTTACCTTAACCCATACCAAGAATATGCACTTGAAGAAGCTACTTCTGAAGATTGAGAAGCTTTTAATGAATATTACAAAGAAAAACAAGCAGCTGATCCTGAAACTCCAGCACTTAGCGAAGAGCAAAAAGATCGAATGAAGCTTTCACACTCTAAAATTGTTGGAAAACTTAAAACTCTTAGTTTAGATTCATACAGCTTTACAATGATTTTTGATGAAAACAAAACTCCTGATTTAAACTTCTTAGTTGGACAAATTATTGAAAACATTTATCCTGCTAACCGTAAGTACATTGAAACTGATGGTGGCGGAATTCAAAACTATGGATCAGATCCTAAGAAAGTGTTAACAAGTGGTCCATTTGTGATTGAGCCAGGTGATATTGTGCTTGGGCCTCAAGGATACATTGTATTAACTAAAAACAAAGATTACTTTGAAGCATCCAATACAGTATCAAACAAAATTAAAATATTCTTCTCAACAGATAGAAACATTAATGCAACTCTTTTTGAAGATGGATATATTTCACAAACATATATTCCAGCTAACAAAATTAATAGCTACTGATCAAATCCTGTTTACAAAGATTACCTTAACAAAAACTCAGGGTACGGAACAATTGCTTATGCATTTAACTTAGATCAAGAAACTAAAGGAACAAGTTGACTTCAAGATGAAGATTTAAGAAACGCTATTTACTATGCAATTGACCGTGAAAAAGTGCTTAAATCAGTAGGATGAGATTTCTCATTCCCAGTTACAACATGAACAGCTTATGGACAATACCGTTTATTTGATGGTAGAAACTTAGAATACTACTTTGAAGGTCAAGAAATTAAAACCAAAAACGGAGTTACAGTTCCAATTCAAAACTATGACTTCTTGGTGCACCTTTCAAAAAGCTTCAACTTTGAAAAAACATACCGTAAAGATGATTCATACTTACCTAAAATAGCTCAAGATTACCTTGCTCGTTTTAAAGCAAAACATCCAGAACTTGATAAAGTTACAATTCAATTTGTTAACAACTCAACTGATGAACAGAAAAAAGCTGGTTCATACCTTCGTGAAGCTTTAAGACAAGCTTTTGGTTCATATGTGCAATTAGAAATTAAGAGCTTACCAGAAAATACCTTTGCTGCTTTCCTTGATGAAGGAAAATGAGATATTGTTTACCAAAACTTTGACCGTCTTGGTGGTAATGGTACTCAAGATTACGTTTATGTGTTCTTTAAAGAAGATGAAATTGATACCTTTACTCAAAAAAGTACTGGATTTAAAACTAACCCAAGTGGTGGATACACATATGCAAATTACTTAAGTGAACTTATTTTAAATGCATATAAAGCAAGTGGTGAAGAATCTTCAAAATACAACATTGTTCAGCCATACTTTAGCTTTATTGAAAAACAAGTTAGAGAATATGCTAAAGCTAATTCAATTGATTTTGATTCAATTGCTAACTCAGATGTTTACTTTGATAAAACAAGTTTTATTAGCG
This genomic window from Mycoplasmopsis gallinacea contains:
- a CDS encoding ABC transporter substrate-binding protein, whose translation is MNSYFKKSRKYLLGFTLAATSFSVLSVVACAPGSTSQNAKGYDFGLTSEPLNNLNYIKFKSVDKILPSLVDSFMKSGPSDSLKSILKTNKFTMTMTNVGTDRTTSNFDEFFKKNLENFRSKDGKGNITNSYYTLDDFGFVGGTGAPVLSDISNSSTIYAFRNPKNSNNYMAFSGYMNKGKNIWSNGDVITAQDLRDYFEYILDLNTGSQKLETIKKYSIRGAEQFITAQKEYALKHNVSYKNPWGRRGYVEDAWGKSYIQDPNQEVWTSQVPGDEAEVQAIKEAALSFGFYTGQYFLDYTNEEIAESNNLPENFDRSMDLNAETQKWAIKRNNVVKEVTLVKNPYLNPYQEYALEEATSEDWEAFNEYYKEKQAADPETPALSEEQKDRMKLSHSKIVGKLKTLSLDSYSFTMIFDENKTPDLNFLVGQIIENIYPANRKYIETDGGGIQNYGSDPKKVLTSGPFVIEPGDIVLGPQGYIVLTKNKDYFEASNTVSNKIKIFFSTDRNINATLFEDGYISQTYIPANKINSYWSNPVYKDYLNKNSGYGTIAYAFNLDQETKGTSWLQDEDLRNAIYYAIDREKVLKSVGWDFSFPVTTWTAYGQYRLFDGRNLEYYFEGQEIKTKNGVTVPIQNYDFLVHLSKSFNFEKTYRKDDSYLPKIAQDYLARFKAKHPELDKVTIQFVNNSTDEQKKAGSYLREALRQAFGSYVQLEIKSLPENTFAAFLDEGKWDIVYQNFDRLGGNGTQDYVYVFFKEDEIDTFTQKSTGFKTNPSGGYTYANYLSELILNAYKASGEESSKYNIVQPYFSFIEKQVREYAKANSIDFDSIANSDVYFDKTSFISENIDAIMEMINQNKAQESNLNEKALSKRFVANAIEYLLSKNLFGIQLSRIQKAINLYFASTLTSEQIQELTNATKDRLLIKDARLWNKFIELAYQKSDESLTDYSARLDSFFTGNFTDKEVDEKWDTQLIFSFIATLEKIIRDGAFVVPLMEVDTNWEITRVGGVNSLFTFSLQYAYDYTNPPRPGLPRKKG